Proteins from a single region of Ziziphus jujuba cultivar Dongzao chromosome 1, ASM3175591v1:
- the LOC107419951 gene encoding transcription factor IBH1-like 1, with protein sequence MQSFSSLKQEFLKNWIKGLQICGSSKKKMDLMEKKDAIKFSADLAMASARKSKTCWSRAIIAKATEPNNTNKSLAEQILGPDEREKMLQKTSWKQSVAAATRCYSSCSWLVRSKKIVKRSRRNVRRALMRRNNGARTVVMADSIAKRLVEKRTKKLKSLVPGGEFIMDEVSLIEETLDYLVALRAQVDVMRLSYTCAAGLVNGK encoded by the coding sequence ATGCAGAGTTTTAGCTCACTCAAGCAAGAATTTCTAAAGAATTGGATAAAGGGTCTCCAAATATGCGGCTCATCAAAGAAGAAGATGGATCTAATGGAGAAAAAAGATGCTATAAAATTTTCAGCGGACCTGGCCATGGCTTCTGCAAGAAAAAGCAAGACTTGTTGGAGCCGAGCCATCATTGCTAAAGCCACGGAACCAAATAATACTAACAAAAGCCTCGCGGAGCAGATACTGGGTCCTGATGAGCGTGAGAAAATGTTGCAGAAAACTAGTTGGAAACAATCGGTGGCTGCGGCGACGAGGTGTTATAGCAGCTGCAGCTGGTTGGTTCGGAGCAAGAAGATAGTGAAACGGAGCCGCCGTAATGTccgaagagcattgatgagaaGAAATAATGGAGCTCGGACAGTGGTCATGGCGGATTCGATAGCGAAGAGATTGGTGGAGAAGAGAACTAAGAAGCTTAAGAGTCTTGTACCTGGAGGCGAATTCATTATGGATGAGGTATCTTTGATCGAAGAAACGCTAGATTACTTAGTAGCTTTGAGAGCTCAGGTTGATGTAATGCGGTTGTCTTATACCTGTGCCGCTGGTCTCGTAAATGGCAAGTAA
- the LOC107420198 gene encoding VAN3-binding protein — MDSSFNPTAPSEAHPETMDFLSRAWCNFAVQALQPELQDQSMVVLDNQLNNFESNTKIATTPYLKLDKSVKVEDPDVKLPQWKSNDVKSWIWMQQAMHPELNYSGYFRKKWMSWKLVPFKSISIRKWLKEIKQRRKEGDRLQRAEVHAAISVAGVAAALAAIAVDNAKKEESSTAKGAAVASAAALVAAQCAKVAEAMGAKREQLSTVMGSAMSGTTASDVLTLTAAAKTSLKGAATLKARTGGKNRLKGIAPVLPIEDSSYEMDLDLEKYRSTLAKGAELGIETPDGDYLVRSVSIVLSSEAKPLLQIRKLNLLKTKKESVILELHAELYKDSEGDEEDSETCYMIVLTTSRGIFKLDMGDDYQRYKAWATTINHLLMLSSSITKYQLHFCKN; from the exons ATGGATTCGAGTTTCAATCCAACCGCCCCATCGGAGGCACATCCTGAAACAATGGATTTTCTTTCTCGTGCTTGGTGTAACTTTGCAGTGCAAGCTCTTCAACCAGAGCTTCAAGACCAATCAATGGTCGTACTTGATAATCAGCTTAACAATTTCGAGAGCAACACCAAGATTGCTACCACTCCTTACTTG AAGTTGGATAAGAGCGTAAAGGTGGAAGATCCAGATGTTAAGCTACCACAATGGAAATCCAATGATGTCAAG TCATGGATATGGATGCAACAAGCCATGCACCCCGAGTTGAATTACAGCGGCTATTTCCGGAAGAAATGG ATGTCATGGAAGCTCGTGCCGTTTAAGAGCATATCGATCAGAAAGTGGCTGAAAGAGATAAAGCAGCGGCGAAAAGAGGGAGATAGGTTGCAAAGAGCTGAAGTTCACGCAGCAATCTCAGTGGCAGGTGTTGCAGCAGCACTGGCAGCCATTGCAGTTGACAATGCAAAGAAAGAGGAGTCAAGCACTGCCAAGGGTGCTGCAGTGGCTTCAGCAGCTGCTCTGGTTGCAGCCCAGTGTGCAAAGGTTGCTGAAGCAATGGGGGCTAAAAGGGAGCAGCTCAGCACCGTGATGGGTTCGGCCATGAGTGGCACAACTGCTAGCGATGTCCTAACTCTCACAGCTGCAGCCAAAACAT CATTGAAAGGAGCAGCAACACTGAAAGCAAGAACAGGAGGCAAGAATAGATTAAAGGGGATTGCACCAGTGCTGCCCATTGAAGACAGTAGCTATGAGATGGACTTGGACTTGGAGAAGTATAGATCAACACTTGCCAAAGGTGCTGAGCTTGGCATTGAAACACCAGATG GGGACTACCTGGTGAGATCGGTGTCAATAGTCCTTAGCAGTGAAGCCAAG CCACTTCTTCAGATAAGGAAGCTCAATCTGTTGAAAACCAAGAAAGAAA GTGTGATATTGGAGCTGCATGCAGAGCTGTACAAGGATTCAGAAGGTGATGAGGAGGACAGTGAAACATGTTATATGATAGTGTTAACGACAAGTAGAGGGATATTCAAGCTAGACATGGGTGATGATTATCAGCGTTACAAAGCATGGGCTACAACTATTAATCACTTGCTTATGCTCTCTTCTTCTATTACTAAATATCAACTCCACTTTTGTAAAAActga